The Megalobrama amblycephala isolate DHTTF-2021 linkage group LG1, ASM1881202v1, whole genome shotgun sequence genome segment CATCAATCGAGCTGCCACATGTGTCAAGTGGTCACCTCTTGAGAACAAGTTTGCCCTTGGAAGTGGAGCCAAACTTATTTCAGTGTGCTactttgaaaaagaaaatgactGGTGAGACTTGCTTCTATAATATCTTTTATCTCGATGACTATTGTGCATTATCTCCTATGAAGCTTTACCAAGCTCTCTTGTACAATCTCTGTTCATGATTGACTCTATAGGTGGCTGAGTAAGCATATCAAGAAACCCATTAACTCCACCGTTCTGAGTCTAGACTGGCATCCCAACAACATGCTGCTGGCAGCTGGCTCTGCTGACCTCAACTGCAGGTTTGAATATTCTGACTAATGATGCTGCacaatatttccattttttctTTGGtaacagagttttttttttgttgttgttgttgttgttgtcatagAATTTTTTCTGCATATATCAAGGACATTGAGGACAGGCCGGGACCAACACCATGGGGATCCAAAATGCCCTTTGGGGAGTTGCTTCTGGAGTATAAAGAGTGCGGTGGCTGGGTGCACAGTGTCTGTTTCTCGCCATCTGGTGACGCTCTAGCCTGGGTTAGCCACAACAGCGCCATCAGTGTAGCAGACGCCTCAAAGGGAAAAGAGTAATACCAACATTTACGTATAACAATTAGCTTAGTAAAACTCAATTCATATACACAGAAAGTAAAAGCAAACTAAAATAATTTGATGATAAATATCCTTGAATTATGCATCTATTAAAAGCGCTGCCTGCAAGTAATAATATGCACAGCATGACCTTTAGTAGACATTGGCCACATATGAAATTTTGTGCATTGCAGGGTCACTCAGCTGACAACAGGACATCTTCCATTGCTGAGCATACTGTATGTCAGTGAGACTGAGATTGTAGCTGCGGTAAGacgttgataataataataaatgtttcttgagcatcaaatcatcatattagaatgatttctgaaggatcatgtgacactgaagactggagtaatgactgcttttaccatcacaggaatacatttcattttaaaacatatttaaatatacatcacttattttaagttgtaataaaatttcacaatattgctgtttttactgtatttttgatctaattatattattttgtgtgtgtggtggaTCTTAGGGCCACGACTGTTGCCCTTATCAGTTCTCATACAAGGGTCCTGGATGCTTGGAATTTGTGAAGAAAGTGGATATTCCCAAGCAGAGCTCCAAGGGCAACATGTCTGCCATGCAGCATTTCCGTAATCTGGACAAAAAAGCGATTACTGAAGAGGAAGACACTGACTTGGGCAGTCTGCATCAGAACAGCATCACGTAATATAAGGCTTGACTTCTGCATGCACACAAGATTTGAATCTGTTTCAGCACCTTTTGCGTTATGTTACAATTTTAGCGAAATGTAATTGCACTTTGCTAAGACTTTGTTTCTACTATAGCCAACTATGTATTCTGGAAGGGCTGAAGGCCAAGGTGGTGAAATTCAGCAGTGTGGCTTTAGATGGTGCCATGGTTGTCTGGGATTTCAAGGTGTGGTATTGTCATGAAACAACTTGTGAAccattttaatattactgtttaactCTATATTGTCTAAGCAGTTGCCGTTCTGTACTTAAATTAATAATGACTTTTCctcttttatgttattttttagcACTGAAACACCATGGGATCTGAAGAGAGtagacaacaataataatctggGACcatcttttttatttgtttgtttgtttgtttactcagaaacttttttttttgtattaaaatagtTACAATGCAAATTATTGACATTATTATGATGTACTGTGGTGGGAAGGCTGATCCTAAACTTGTGATATGCAATAGTTTTTGTGCTGTATTAACTCATCATCATTCAGCATCATTTAGCACCAAAAAGAGAATGAACCCTACATGAAATGACTATCATAAATGCACATTTATGTGCATTATATTCTAATTGCGCTGCTAATGTAAGAAAAAACACAGAAtctgcatttttgtgtgtgtttgtgtgtgtgtttttaaatacaaaaatcactattaaaggattagttcactttcaaattaaaatttcctgataatttactcaccctcatgtcatccaagatgttcatgtccttctttcttcagtcaaaaagaaattaaggtttttgatgaaaacattccaggatttttctccttatagtggacttcaatggcggttgaaggtcaaaattacagtttcagtgcagcttcaaagccttctacgtgatcccagacaagaaataagggtattatctagagaaaccattgctcattttctaaaaaaaaaaaaaacattttatacgttttaaccataaatgctcatcttgaactagctctcttcttcttcttctctattagaattccagcagtgtagacactgatTAGCGTATTACTGCCATCCACAGGTCAAAGTATGAACTAAttattatatacttgcactagcatattgtatatgacaatttagttcaaactttgacctgtggagggcagtaatacacatAGCACTACACTAcactttttttagaaaatgagcgatggtttctctagataagagccttattcctcgtctgggatcgtgtagaaggctttgaagctgtactgaaactgtaattttgaccttcagttgtttggaggccattgaagtccactatatggagaaaaatcctggaatgttttcatcaaaaaccttaatttcttttcgattgaagaaagaaggacatgaacattttggatgacatgggggtgagtaaattatcagtaaatttaatttgaaagtgaactaatcctttaaaaacgttgggtgattttgtctttttgttgtAACACTTGCTGCAGCACCTCCAACCGCTGCAAAAGTTTGTTAGATGCAAATGACTACTATGCAAATAAATGATAAACTGATGAGAACCGAGGATTTGACTCATGGGGCAAACAGTAAGTTTATTAGCAGAAATATTTGACATGTTAATGAcatatgttttatgtattttttatttgctgatCAACAAACTGAACTGGAACCGAACACATGACATTTCAATAAACaccatttttgatcaaatttaatCGAGAAAACAAAGTAGACAAACAGCAACATATGACAAAATGTGGGTTCGCTTGAATGTTTTTGAGcatataataatgtaatataccAGGCCAGGATGTCAAGAATCACGTGATGGCGTTTATGAACTGTTCGAAAGAAATGAGTCGCGCTTCCTAAGAATAGTAAATATTGTTCAAAGCAGGGCAGGAATAAAAAGCTGTGAGCGACACTCCATAGATGTATTCGTGAAAATGTTTATGTGTTTAAATTCTCTGAAAAATGTAATACTGCAAAGCCAAGCCACTCCCCATTTTGACTTAATTCCGCACTTACAGCCAATCAGCGTCTCTCTTAGTTGACTCGACCAATCAGCGCTCAGCCGGACGACAACACAGCTCATTTTCCTTCAATCGCTAGTATGTGATGTTGATGTGACGCAACAACTATCAGCTGGGTTTGTTTTGCTTCATTCCCTATGCTCCGCTTGAAGTCGTAAATGTACAAGAACTTGCGTTTTAATCCATTAATGTGAGGCAGAACAATAGCTGAAGCGTTGGAGTAATTTCGTCTTCCACTTTATTCGGACCTTCCCATTTTTCTTCAGTAGGTCTACGCTTTGCCACTATCTTTCCAAGAGGTCCAACCGATCCCAGGCCTCCGATCCAGGGCGGAGGGAGGGAAGGAGGTCGTTGGGAATCGGGATGGAGACCGCGGAGGGAGCCGGCGGTCCTGGCGGGCCGGGGCCGTGCTGCGTCTCCTTCAACCAGGACTCCACGTAAGCGCGCGCTCACATCTGCAGATCAGTCTTGCATCAGCTGCCGAATCCGATATTAACAGCGATTTACCTCACAAGAGGGAATGTCACCCCTGCCTAAAGGATTGTTCGCTGTTTATTGTCTGTTTTGATTATTGCACATCTATAACAAGCCATATCCACTATGTTATAGCAGTGTTTTTACATGCACGATATGATAGATGAGCTTATGTTTGTTTCAGTACTGTTTTTTCAATTGttgttcaatgttttttttttttaagcagaaATACTTTAAATGGGATTGAACtaataaacaaaacacaacaacaatacGCTAATATTTATAGATTGGATATGGTTATATGAATCCAGTACATGTTTTTATAGAGGAGAAACTGAATGTTTGTCTTGCCCTAGTTCATGTTTTCTCAGAAGTAGAGCAGAATTTGCAGGATTGTGTGATTCTATTGATCAGTCCACAGTCTCCTGACAAGATGACCCACTCATGTCCTCTTTTCTAGTGGTTGATCACACTGGTTTCTTGTCTTAAAAGTCAAGCACAGCTAATCAAAGACAAAACATGATACTATTGAGAGTCAGTTGATCTGAAATATCGCTCCTTTGAGATTAAAGTCGGCGGTCTCTCTTGGGGCAAAACATATTTGTATTAGAATAATCTGAATTTTgttattaatttgtgtgtatatatatatatatatatatatatatatatatatatatatatatatatatatatatattagtcacAGTGGTAATTACCAACATATGTCAGACGCATTCCTGCTGTAAACACAAGGTTTGTTTTGGGTTTCAGCAGTGTGGTCATTGATGGCGGAGACATATTTATGTTCTGCTGTAAAGGTAGAAAAGGACATGCTAAGCACAGGATCTGACATGAACAGCTTTTTCTAGAGGAATGAAGGGCCTGCCAAACAGATGTGGCCTTTCtttcctgaaaaaaatagaTCCCAGTACATGCAACAGACCTAAACTCTTCTGTTTTTGTGAAAGCCAAATGATTACACTCAACCTTTGTTAAgaataacaacaaaatgtttCTATCTTGAGTCAGAACCTGTGTTGTATTAGGATTTTAAAAGGGCTTTACTTGCCACTTAAAAAGTAAGCGGAAGTGTTGGCCATTGCATCTGTGTTTCCCTTCATTATATGTTGCATCAGCTTTTTGATATTTGATACAGCATCaggtctttttgtttttccaggTCTTTGGCTGTGGGCACCAAAACTGGATACAAACTATTCTCCGTGACCTCTGTGGACAAACTGGACTGCATTCATGAGAGTAGTGAGACAATTTCCCATTCTtttttgtgtaaattttagATAAATGGCACGTATGGTTGTTTGTCAAACTACAGTGCAATGGGAGGAAACATCATGTGTCATATAACGTAGTTATCATTGGGTGTAGTCACTTTCTAACGAGTCACTTAACAAATAAATTGAAAATGCCATCTCATTTCCTTGGTTTTTTGTTGAGGAAGATAAGAGAATATATCTGACTTTGAAAACATTTTGGAGAAAGTTTAAAACATGAATGTGACCTGTGGTTGCATTGCCAGCATTGATGTTGTGATAATCTCGAGGGTGTAAAGTTGTCCTTGTCTGTTTTGATGGGGTCAGAATGGCTTGTTGGTTTATGTTACATGGTGAAAATGCCTTAAGTGTTAGAGATTGTATCTGCAGTCAGCAACAAAGGTTTCTAGCAGGTAAAAAGCTAAATACAGAGAAACAGCCTGTTTTGCTGATGAGTGTAACATAAAAGGTAAACTTGGAAAATCATAGGGTCAAAATATATGTACAATAACgtaatggtaaaaaaaatagtctaaataaaatttaaaaaaaaaggaaattttgAAGTGCgaatcaaaaaatgaaaataattagcTCAGCCTCATATCATTGACAacctgtatatttttatttctttggaACAAAATGTCCATGTTGTTCTAATTCAAACATCAAAATTGGGATATTTTTTCTGTcaagctgcaaaaaaaaaaaagtgtacataATGACTGagtttaaatgttatatttaaaggcacaatatgtgatttttcaccactagaggtcacttattcaaaacaaaggcgtagcttgatgacgccgtGAATGAGCGTGTAAATCATGGGCGTTGTCGTCTTCAGCTCCACAGCTGAAAAGGAAAAGGAATCCGACagacagaaatcatgttcatggattaGCTAATGTGTTAAAGTTTTACTAACGTTACAGTGGTATGAAGCAGAACGGGTCGAGAGCCATGGGCTGGAGCGAATGCTAATGATAGACACCTGCGATAATGCAATAATCTAGATCGATATtaataaaactggaaatcgaAGGTAGGTCGCATATGACGTTGTTGACAAGCGACGCAATGACACGGtccatgtcctggttaaaattgcaaatttctttggatttaaacattgtcgGAATTATTTGGGATACTGTACAAAAgtcaacaaaataaatgaataaaataaataaaaacattgttctagtgattttgtatattttaatccaaaaatcctacatattgtgcctttaaacaaTGATTTAATGAGTAattgacagcattttcattttggatGTTATTTCCCCTTTAAATGTTGCTCATTCTTAAAATAAATGAGGCTTTTGAAATGACCACAAAGTGCATGTTCCTCAACtacatgtgtttgtgtttggcctTTTTATTTGATGTTGCAGCTAATGTGTCCTTTTCTCTTCTCCCCTTCAGCAGAAACTCCAGACGTGTATATCGTggaaaggcttttctccagcaGCCTGGTTGTGGTGGTGAGTCAGTCCATGCCACGTCGCATGAATGTCTACCACTTCAAAAAGGGCACAGAGATTTGCAACTACAGCTACTCGAACAACATTCTTGCAGTGCGTCTCAACAGACAGGTAAACACAGCACAGCTGTGCTGCAGCAAGGCACCTGCCACTTATCATTTATACAGCCTCTGGACAAGATGAATGCTTGTCTGTGCTCTTTCCTAGTTGAAAATGTGGAAATGAGCATGTTTGTTAGTGAAtatgt includes the following:
- the zgc:86896 gene encoding actin-related protein 2/3 complex subunit 1A; this encodes MSLYSFGLEPLSCHAWSKDRTQIAISPNSNEVHIYQKKEKEWIKIHELTEHSGRITGIDWAPESNRIVTCASDRNAYVWTLKDGVWKPTLVLVRINRAATCVKWSPLENKFALGSGAKLISVCYFEKENDWWLSKHIKKPINSTVLSLDWHPNNMLLAAGSADLNCRIFSAYIKDIEDRPGPTPWGSKMPFGELLLEYKECGGWVHSVCFSPSGDALAWVSHNSAISVADASKGKEVTQLTTGHLPLLSILYVSETEIVAAGHDCCPYQFSYKGPGCLEFVKKVDIPKQSSKGNMSAMQHFRNLDKKAITEEEDTDLGSLHQNSITQLCILEGLKAKVVKFSSVALDGAMVVWDFKH